The Mobula birostris isolate sMobBir1 chromosome 6, sMobBir1.hap1, whole genome shotgun sequence genome has a window encoding:
- the LOC140199270 gene encoding gap junction gamma-1 protein-like: protein MSWSFLTRLLEEINNHSTFVGKVWLTVLVVFRIVLTAVGGEAIYHDEQSKFTCNTLQPGCENVCYDSFAPLSHVRFWVFQIILISVPSVIYLGFAMHRIARMEGRRQPRKKIPMVHRGVARDYEEADGDNEEDPMVSEEIEPESLSKPDENTSDKRPHDGRRRIKEDGLMKVYVFHLLMRTLFEVGFLVGQYFLYGLQVLPGFVCSKPPCPYTIDCFVSRPTEKTIFLLVMYVVSGLCLFLNILELVHLGCGGIRDGLRGRRLAKCRAFAPPGYHAVLRKEQTKMSNGDMSYRGAVGGLPPASLEMTDMVHRHLRMAQEQLNMAYRAYGDVPDHHRSGSPESNGTAVEQNRLNFAQEKEGTCSEKTGLRG, encoded by the coding sequence ATGAGCTGGAGTTTCCTGACCCGGCTCCTCGAGgaaatcaacaatcattccaccttCGTGGGCAAGGTCTGGCTGACAGTTCTGGTGGTCTTTCGCATCGTCTTGACAGCTGTGGGCGGAGAGGCCATCTACCATGATGAACAGAGCAAGTTCACGTGCAACACCCTGCAGCCGGGCTGCGAGAACGTCTGCTACGACTCGTTCGCCCCCCTGTCTCACGTCCGGTTCTGGGTCTTCCAGATCATCCTGATCTCTGTGCCTTCCGTTATCTACCTGGGCTTCGCCATGCACCGGATTGCCCGGATGGAGGGCAGGAGGCAGCCCAGGAAGAAGATACCCATGGTGCACCGGGGCGTCGCCCGGGACTACGAAGAGGCAGATGGCGACAATGAGGAGGACCCCATGGTCTCCGAAGAGATCGAGCCCGAGTCGCTATCCAAGCCGGATGAGAATACCTCCGATAAGAGACCGCACGATGGGAGGAGGCGTATTAAGGAGGACGGCCTGATGAAGGTCTACGTGTTCCACCTTCTGATGAGGACGCTGTTCGAGGTGGGGTTCCTGGTgggtcaatacttcctctatggGCTACAGGTCCTGCCCGGTTTTGTCTGCAGCAAACCGCCCTGCCCGTACACCATTGACTGCTTCGTCTCACGTCCCACCGAGAAGACCATCTTTCTGCTGGTCATGTATGTGGTGAGCGGGCTCTGCCTTTTCCTCAATATTCTCGAGCTGGTCCACCTGGGCTGCGGTGGGATACGGGATGGGCTGAGGGGCCGCCGGCTGGCCAAGTGCCGTGCCTTCGCCCCACCGGGCTACCACGCCGTGTTGCGCAAGGAGCAGACCAAGATGAGCAACGGTGACATGTCCTACCGTGGCGCGGTGGGCGGCCTACCGCCGGCAAGCCTGGAAATGACCGACATGGTTCACCGACACCTCAGGATGGCCCAGGAGCAGCTGAACATGGCATACCGAGCATACGGGGATGTCCCAGATCACCACAGGAGTGGCAGCCCCGAGTCCAATGGAACTGCTGTCGAACAGAACCGC